The following proteins are encoded in a genomic region of Haloarcula salinisoli:
- the glp gene encoding gephyrin-like molybdotransferase Glp — protein MNDNRAGFEEFTRTAAARERLLEAVTPTERTERVELREADDRVVATAVTADRPVPHYERAAMDGYAVRARDTFGASERSPASLRIGDTVRSGTAARVHTGSELPDGADAVVMVEATERTGDELAVFEAVPEGGNVGPVGEDVAEGQDLFEPGHRLRPSDLGLLKAVGLETIEVYERPHVSVVPTGEELVQADPDPGEIIETNGQTVTQYVERWGGEATYRDVVTDDADELRAAIERDLDHDIVVTTGGSSVGERDIVPTVVAELGEVFVHGVALKPGHPVALGAVEGTPVLMLPGYPVACIVNAVQFLRPSVAAAGHRQQPGLPTTEAHLERKIPSEPGVRTFARVTLDVDDEGSATATPTRTKGAGVLSSVALADGWVVVPEEREGYAEGATVAVEEWEGCA, from the coding sequence GTTCGAGGAGTTTACCCGGACGGCGGCGGCCAGAGAGCGGTTGCTGGAAGCGGTGACACCGACGGAGCGGACCGAACGGGTAGAGCTTCGGGAAGCCGACGACAGGGTGGTAGCGACGGCCGTCACCGCCGACCGCCCGGTCCCCCACTACGAGCGAGCGGCGATGGACGGCTACGCGGTCCGGGCGAGGGACACCTTCGGCGCGAGCGAGCGGTCGCCGGCCTCGCTGCGTATCGGAGACACCGTCCGGAGCGGGACCGCGGCCCGGGTCCACACCGGGAGCGAACTCCCCGACGGTGCCGACGCCGTCGTGATGGTCGAGGCGACCGAGCGGACCGGCGACGAGCTCGCGGTGTTCGAGGCGGTTCCCGAGGGCGGCAACGTCGGCCCTGTGGGCGAGGACGTAGCCGAGGGACAGGACCTGTTCGAGCCTGGCCACCGGCTCAGACCCTCGGACCTGGGCCTGCTGAAAGCCGTCGGACTGGAGACCATCGAGGTGTACGAGCGTCCGCACGTGAGCGTCGTCCCGACGGGCGAGGAACTCGTCCAGGCAGACCCCGACCCCGGCGAAATCATCGAGACGAACGGGCAGACAGTCACTCAGTACGTCGAGCGGTGGGGCGGCGAGGCGACCTACCGGGACGTCGTCACTGACGACGCCGACGAACTCCGGGCGGCCATCGAGCGCGACCTCGACCACGATATCGTCGTGACGACCGGCGGCTCCTCGGTGGGAGAGCGCGACATCGTCCCGACGGTCGTGGCGGAGCTGGGCGAGGTGTTCGTCCACGGTGTCGCGCTCAAGCCCGGCCACCCCGTCGCGCTGGGTGCCGTCGAGGGCACGCCCGTATTGATGCTCCCGGGCTACCCAGTCGCCTGTATCGTCAACGCCGTCCAGTTCCTCAGACCGTCGGTCGCCGCGGCCGGGCACCGCCAGCAGCCGGGGCTTCCGACGACCGAGGCCCACCTGGAACGGAAGATTCCCAGCGAGCCCGGCGTTCGGACGTTCGCACGGGTGACTCTGGACGTAGATGACGAGGGGAGCGCAACGGCCACGCCGACCCGGACGAAAGGGGCCGGCGTCCTCTCCAGCGTGGCACTGGCGGACGGCTGGGTCGTCG